A region from the Salvia splendens isolate huo1 chromosome 15, SspV2, whole genome shotgun sequence genome encodes:
- the LOC121766630 gene encoding uncharacterized protein LOC121766630, with amino-acid sequence MEGFDQMIAVCDVHCAGKEDWYKILGVAADSDEATVKRQYGKLAVTVHPDKNGLPGAREAFELIVRAKAVIGDYEKRMAYDSMVRAKAMADRPTFGFSQFQSNQKNYGFSRFQGQDNDDEDFGVSRVLNYQKVELSGKGLFDSGLTNRVNEVSALQGQGQSQGSGRGRGRGRGRGRGRGQARVNKENNDVTSNVVDGGSGVVGVKRGRGRPRGSGSKAASASGDAATKRPRGSGSMAASGDAVAKRPRGKPPGSGRGRGRGRGRGRGRGQSTIVEVSSEDEDDNKSKESHPHTASEASKSKDSQSHIASQAEADKSKESDPRTASEADKSKESHRRMRPDSKMLEYTDAEFHDFEGERSRECFKAGQVWAVYDTLDAMPRFYAKINAILDDGLKLEITWLEPLPEDEEEKRWLYKGLPASSGRFKQGYSEVVQDYRVFSHLAKWKRDAILKKVYAIRPQKGETWAVFKKWEGLGSSKGMKFGEGVEYEVVEIMSGYDGERGVSVGVLDRVEGHGCVFERKEGKGEVIGAKDRLRLSHKIPSVSVSVGGMSFFELDPGSLPIMP; translated from the coding sequence ATGGAGGGTTTCGATCAGATGATCGCCGTTTGCGACGTGCATTGCGCGGGCAAGGAGGATTGGTACAAGATTCTCGGCGTCGCGGCGGATTCCGACGAGGCCACCGTGAAGCGGCAGTACGGCAAGTTGGCGGTGACCGTCCACCCCGACAAGAACGGGCTTCCCGGCGCCAGGGAGGCCTTCGAGCTGATCGTCCGAGCGAAAGCCGTGATCGGTGATTACGAGAAGAGGATGGCCTATGATTCCATGGTTAGGGCTAAGGCCATGGCTGATCGACCTACCTTCGGTTTTTCCCAGTTTCAATCTAATCAGAAAAATTATGGTTTTTCACGATTTCAAGGGCAAGATAATGATGATGAGGATTTTGGGGTTTCTAGGGTTTTGAACTATCAGAAAGTTGAATTGAGCGGGAAAGGCTTGTTTGACTCTGGATTGACCAATAGGGTGAATGAGGTTTCTGCTTTACAAGGTCAAGGTCAAAGTCAAGGCAgtggtcgtggtcgtggtcgtggtcgtggtcgaGGTCGTGGTCGTGGTCAAGCAAGGGTAAATAAGGAAAACAATGATGTAACTAGTAATGTTGTAGATGGGGGAAGTGGTGTGGTTGGGGTTAAGAGGGGTCGAGGCAGGCCCCGAGGCTCGGGGTCGAAGGCAGCGTCGGCATCTGGCGATGCTGCCACGAAGAGGCCTCGAGGCTCGGGGTCGATGGCAGCATCGGGAGATGCTGTCGCAAAGAGGCCTCGAGGCAAGCCTCCCGGCAGTGGGCGTGGTCGTGGACGTGGGCGTGGGCGTGGACGTGGACGAGGTCAAAGCACCATTGTGGAAGTGTCTAgcgaagatgaagatgataacAAAAGCAAGGAGTCTCATCCTCACACAGCATCTGAAGCTAGCAAAAGCAAGGACTCTCAATCTCACATAGCATCTCAAGCTGAAGCTGATAAAAGCAAGGAGTCTGATCCTCGCACAGCATCTGAAGCTGACAAAAGCAAGGAGTCTCACCGTCGAATGAGGCCGGATTCGAAGATGCTCGAATACACGGATGCAGAGTTTCACGACTTCGAGGGAGAGAGGAGCAGGGAGTGTTTCAAGGCAGGGCAGGTGTGGGCCGTCTACGACACGCTGGATGCAATGCCGAGGTTCTATGCCAAGATCAACGCCATCCTGGACGACGGCCTCAAGCTGGAGATCACGTGGCTGGAGCCTCTGCCCGAAGACGAGGAGGAGAAGAGGTGGCTGTACAAGGGGCTGCCAGCGAGCTCGGGGAGATTCAAGCAGGGCTACAGCGAGGTGGTCCAAGACTACCGTGTGTTCTCACATCTGGCCAAGTGGAAGAGGGACGCCATACTGAAGAAGGTGTACGCCATCCGGCCTCAGAAGGGCGAGACTTGGGCCGTGTTCAAGAAGTGGGAGGGGCTCGGGTCGTCGAAGGGGATGAAGTTTGGGGAGGGGGTGGAGTACGAGGTTGTGGAGATCATGTCGGGTTATGATGGGGAGAGGGGGGTGAGTGTGGGGGTGCTGGATAGGGTGGAGGGGCATGGGTGTGTGTTTGAGAGGAAAGAAGGGAAAGGGGAGGTGATTGGGGCCAAGGATCGGTTGAGGCTGTCTCACAAGATTCCATCGGTGTCCGTGTCTGTCGGGGGCATGAGCTTCTTCGAGCTCGATCCAGGTTCGCTGCCAATCATGCCGTAG